The nucleotide window GTCTCCCCGCCCCCCGGCGCATTCCTGCAAGCCACGGCTGAGGGGGAGGCCGCCTTGCAAGCCGCCGTGATGGAGGCCACGCAAGGCGCAAAATCCGTCGCGGACCTCTTCTGCGGCCTCGGCACCTTCGCCCTGCCACTTGCGCGAACAGCCCCGGTCCATGCCGTCGAAGGCGCCCCGGATCTTCTTGCCGCCCTCACTCAAGCCGCCAACCACGCGATCGGCCTGAAACCCATCACGACCGAAGCGCGGGACCTGTTCCGTCGCCCCCTTCTGCCCGACGAGCTTGCCGGTTTCGACGCCATCGTCATCGACCCACCCCGCGCGGGGGCGGAGGCGCAGACACGGCAGATCGCCCGCGCGCGCGTTCCGACGGTCGTCGCCGTGTCCTGCAACCCCGTCACCTTCGCCCGCGACGCGGCGATCCTGAAACAAGCGGGATACGCGCTCCAATGGGTGCAGCCGGTCGATCAATTTCGCTGGTCGCCGCACGTGGAACTTGCGGCAAAGTTCACCCTGCCCCATATCCACACCTGATTTCACGCGGGAGCATTCCTAGATGGCCGTCCAGACTTTCCGAAACCGCATGGCCGATTTTCTCGACCGGCCCGAGGTTCGGAATTTCATCATCGGCGTCATCATCTTCAACGCCATCATCCTGGGCTTGGAGACGTCCGAGCCGATCATGGAACGGTACGGGCCGCTGATCCTTGCGCTCGACCGCCTGTGCCTCGGCATCTTTGTCGCCGAAATCGCGCTCAAGCTCTTCGCGCTCGGGCCACGCTTCTTCCGCAATGGCTGGAACATCTTCGATTTCATCATCGTGGGCATCGCGCTTGTGCCCTCCGGTCAGGGCCTTGCGGTTCTGCGCGCGTTGCGCATCTTGCGGGTGCTGCGCGTCGTCTCCGGCGTCCCGTCATTGCGCCGCGTGGTGGAAGGGCTTCTGACGGCCCTTCCCGGCATGGGCTCTGTCTTTTTGCTGATGTCGATCATCTTCTATATCGGCGCGGTCATGGCCACGAAGCTCTTCGGCGGCGCCTGTCCCGCCTGCAACGCCGAGCAGGCCGCGAATTTCGACGCATGGTTCGGCACGATCGGTCGGTCGCTCTATTCGCTGTTCCAGATCATGACGCTGGAATCGTGGTCCATGGGCATCGTCCGCCCGGTGCAGGACGTCTATCCCTACGCCTGGATGTTCTTCGTGCCCTTCATCATGGTCACGACCTTTGCCGTGGTGAACCTGATCGTCGGCCTGGTGGTCAATTCCATGCAGGACGCCCATTCCGAGGAAAGCAACGCCGCCACCGACAAGTACCGCGACGAGGTGCTGGTCCGGCTGGAGGCGATCGAGAAGAAGTTGAACGAGAGGCCCTGATCCGGTGGCGGGCCAGTCAGGCGCGCAACCTCAAGCCCGCTGGCTCAACACCTCGACCCCAAGCGTCTGCAAAACCTTCGCCTCGATATCCTCGGCGTTCATGCCCGCAACGGCATACATATCGCGCGGACTGGCTTGGTCGATGAAGATGTCCGGCAACACCATGGACCGGTATTTCAGGCCCGTGTCGAACAGGCCACGCTCCGCCAGAAGCTGCGCGACGTGGGAGCCGAAGCCGCCGACGGCGCCCTCTTCCACAGTGATCAGCGCCTCATGATGGCGGGCGAGTTGCAGGATCATCTCTTCGTCCAGCGGCTTGGCGAACCGCGCATCGGCGATGGTAGGTGTAATCCCCTTCTGCGCCAGCGCCTCCGCCGCCTCCTGCACTTCTTTCAGGCGTGTCCCGAAATTGAGCAGCGCCACACGCGACCCGTCGGAGATCATCCGCCCCTTCCCGATTTCCAGCGCCGTGCCGCGTTCGGGCAGGTCGACGCCCACCCCTTCCCCGCGTGGGAAGCGGAATGCGCTCGGGCGATCCTCGATCTCCAGCGCCGTGCGCACCATGTGCCGCAGCTCCGCCTCGTCGGCGGCGGCCATGACCACGAAACCCGGCAGGTTGCTGAGATAGGCGATGTCGAAACTGCCCGCATGGGTGCAGCCGTCCGCCCCCACCAGCCCGGCACGGTCAATCGCGAAACGCACGGGAAGGCGCTGGATCGCGACATCGTGGACCACCTGGTCATAGCCACGTTGCAGAAACGTCGAATAGATTGCCGCAAACGGCTTCAGCCCGCCCGCGGCCATCCCGGCGGCGAAGGTCACCGCGTGCTGCTCGGCAATGCCTACATCGAAACACCGGCTCGGGAATTGCTCGGCAAACAGGTCCAGCCCCGTGCCGTCCGGCATCGCCGCGGTTACGGCGACCACCTTGGGGTCGTCCTCCGCCTCTGCAATCAGGCTCTGCGCGAACACCTTGGTGTAGCTCGGCGCATTGGAGGGTGCTTTCTTCTGCTCCCCCGTCGCGATATCGAACTTCGCCGTGGCGTGGCCGCGATCGGCGCGATGCTCGGCGTATCCCTTGCCCTTCTTGGTGATCGAGTGGATCAGGATCGGCCCATCGGCGCGGACCTTCACGGTGCGCAAGACCGACAGGAGG belongs to Hasllibacter sp. MH4015 and includes:
- a CDS encoding ion transporter, with protein sequence MAVQTFRNRMADFLDRPEVRNFIIGVIIFNAIILGLETSEPIMERYGPLILALDRLCLGIFVAEIALKLFALGPRFFRNGWNIFDFIIVGIALVPSGQGLAVLRALRILRVLRVVSGVPSLRRVVEGLLTALPGMGSVFLLMSIIFYIGAVMATKLFGGACPACNAEQAANFDAWFGTIGRSLYSLFQIMTLESWSMGIVRPVQDVYPYAWMFFVPFIMVTTFAVVNLIVGLVVNSMQDAHSEESNAATDKYRDEVLVRLEAIEKKLNERP
- the dxs gene encoding 1-deoxy-D-xylulose-5-phosphate synthase; translated protein: MTDRPNTPLLDKVRRPADLKHLSDHDLRKLADELRAEMIWTVSQTGGHFGAGLGVVEMTVALHHVFDTPRDKLIWDVSHQCYPHKILTGRREQMLSIRQKDGLSGFTKRSESPYDPFGAAHSSTSISAALGFAVARDLGGDCETGHGDAIAVIGDGAMSGGMAFEAMNNAGHLGKRLIVILNDNEMSIAPPTGAMSSYLSRLYAGAPFQEFKAAAKGAVSLLPEPFQEGARRAKELLKSATVGGTLFEELGFSYVGPIDGHDMESLLSVLRTVKVRADGPILIHSITKKGKGYAEHRADRGHATAKFDIATGEQKKAPSNAPSYTKVFAQSLIAEAEDDPKVVAVTAAMPDGTGLDLFAEQFPSRCFDVGIAEQHAVTFAAGMAAGGLKPFAAIYSTFLQRGYDQVVHDVAIQRLPVRFAIDRAGLVGADGCTHAGSFDIAYLSNLPGFVVMAAADEAELRHMVRTALEIEDRPSAFRFPRGEGVGVDLPERGTALEIGKGRMISDGSRVALLNFGTRLKEVQEAAEALAQKGITPTIADARFAKPLDEEMILQLARHHEALITVEEGAVGGFGSHVAQLLAERGLFDTGLKYRSMVLPDIFIDQASPRDMYAVAGMNAEDIEAKVLQTLGVEVLSQRA